The following are encoded together in the Micromonospora lupini genome:
- a CDS encoding tetratricopeptide repeat protein, with translation MAEGFDVRLTRAQERYEQAVFGGDAKSLDEAERDLVALEADAALARGRLLHARFLEAGAEDAAELRLFERAAQLYRELGDARGEGESLFWVGTVHQVIRQDQAAADPAFARARELATEAGDDLTLSYVLRHLCFGEQAAGRVEAARELLEESTRLRRELSFTPGVAANLIGLADLAATDGDRDAARGLLDEAASLATGSGAHGVARWVEEARDELKLA, from the coding sequence ATGGCCGAAGGGTTCGACGTCCGGTTGACGCGGGCGCAGGAGCGCTACGAGCAGGCGGTCTTCGGTGGCGACGCGAAGTCGTTGGACGAGGCGGAGCGGGATCTCGTGGCGTTGGAGGCGGACGCGGCTCTGGCCCGCGGTCGGCTTCTGCACGCCCGCTTCCTGGAGGCCGGTGCGGAGGACGCGGCCGAGCTGCGGCTCTTCGAGCGGGCGGCGCAGCTCTACCGCGAGCTGGGTGACGCTCGTGGCGAGGGGGAGTCGCTGTTCTGGGTGGGCACGGTCCACCAGGTGATCCGTCAGGACCAGGCGGCGGCCGATCCGGCCTTCGCGCGGGCCCGTGAGCTGGCGACCGAGGCGGGGGACGACCTGACCCTGTCGTACGTGCTGCGGCACCTCTGCTTCGGTGAGCAGGCCGCCGGTCGGGTCGAGGCGGCGCGGGAGCTGCTGGAGGAGTCGACGCGGTTGCGCCGGGAGCTGTCCTTCACCCCGGGAGTCGCGGCGAACCTGATCGGTCTGGCTGACCTGGCGGCGACCGACGGTGACCGGGACGCCGCCCGTGGTCTGCTCGACGAGGCTGCCTCCCTGGCCACCGGCAGCGGCGCGCACGGCGTCGCCCGGTGGGTCGAAGAGGCTCGCGACGAGCTGAAACTCGCCTGA
- a CDS encoding DinB family protein, whose translation MAYSYTEATDPEPTRAFGWSYLFVHPDDDPRSDGNFADERSVLVEYLRDQRLTFELKCDGLDAEQLARRAVPPSTMSLLGLIRHLAEVERGWFRRTMAGQVAPKLYCSDDDPDGDFDGAVADPAVVDEAYRAWRTEVEFSERFVSEAADLGVRGLQRDGNVIVLRRLLVHMIEEYARHNGHADLLRERIDGRVGQ comes from the coding sequence ATGGCTTACTCGTACACCGAGGCGACGGACCCCGAGCCCACGCGGGCCTTCGGTTGGTCGTACCTGTTCGTGCATCCGGACGACGACCCGCGCTCGGATGGCAACTTCGCCGACGAGCGGAGCGTCCTCGTCGAGTACCTGCGCGACCAGCGCCTCACGTTCGAACTCAAGTGTGACGGTCTGGACGCCGAGCAGTTGGCACGCCGGGCGGTGCCGCCGTCGACGATGTCGCTGCTCGGGTTGATCCGACACCTGGCCGAAGTGGAGCGTGGCTGGTTCCGTAGGACGATGGCCGGCCAGGTGGCGCCCAAGCTGTACTGCTCGGACGACGATCCCGACGGCGACTTCGACGGGGCGGTGGCCGATCCGGCGGTGGTGGACGAGGCGTACCGGGCCTGGCGTACGGAGGTGGAGTTCTCCGAGCGGTTCGTCTCCGAGGCGGCGGATCTGGGAGTGCGGGGGCTGCAGCGGGACGGCAACGTCATCGTGCTGCGCAGGCTGCTGGTGCACATGATCGAGGAGTACGCGCGGCACAATGGCCACGCCGATCTCCTACGCGAGCGTATCGACGGAAGGGTGGGTCAGTGA
- a CDS encoding toxin glutamine deamidase domain-containing protein: protein MSVLPSPIPHPLDYAPWDVPGWIYEALDWAVGVQWPEGNERAVWDLADRWYAVAAVLAGPHADAAAAATEVRSGYGGVGAVDTAFEAAWRGIAEGDDAPLPVLLAVTADLGRLVEECGCDIEGAKLEVWIELGILVVELLSVAVAAVLTAGAASPAAGAAITATRLVIQQIFKRLMGQLASKALRRGLKEAGERAAKEIAKGGVRGLAKRATREGLEEAAEESGVSLATQAYQNSTGRAHGMDLTDLGASAVGGLAGGAVAPLAGLGRRATGRAARIGEHLGREMTGEMFAESAASIATGQGLTSAEDVVRAAASGATGSATGQTDHALQARLHAQANALAGASFTGPSLPNPTAPAVDVPTPDAAASSPAALSPAPPLAASSAPESPSAASPHAGSPVAEVAQQAGVDRVGSPPPGAPDATSSGVGHGTGPTVGGDPTLSAAAGPAQLPAVAADPTLSAVTAPGLPAVAADPTLSAVPGLPAVAADPTLSAVTAPVAVAVDPNAGPAGTGPAVGASQGVASGAVAPGANGSLAGSPSTGPTPTFSSAAGWSPSTGPSSASPSTPFGPVAGTPSDAVGRPGGVMTETSRGVVTGAPTGRHSAPERFSTGEALAPARVPRQRAARGRAPVPVDVVAFGDPSVSMSERDRYAARWVAEAEAAERRRYQGHYESQRSGFESNRRQAEAARLRARAAEHDRRAVEYADYARQLHQTGHRQWADGWQRAANDETRAYAQWRDLADCVLAGITAPAVVDIADGAFAHANSDVGALALGAVETTGPSRLTGDDVPPPIDDSRPYGQPGGLRPPLALHQVDVERQMPRERDGAVLRTADPRRGGWFRLLNDGGPQADATRGINCLDCTLSLFETWVHGRPRVSAPRTFDGYLDGDTRRPIRGEAGGPGRVEDVTGGRFQRVLTPPAIQQSHPAQARQAADRGYANLHDQLLLGGHGSYAFLITEWAGGGSHAWVALNQNGTVLYVDPQTGLVRDRPLYPDVVGIDALVLGGDGRPMPLGGLPRGRFSERPDLPYHPPAQDDGGHGDPYINRMYLLLDGPGSVDDPGGSSSGPVGEEPTGHRDPARVLALANGLDEVFSAGVSPSEFARAADPPTLRRLVPNLDDADARDVSRLFADARVRDMLDTALREPPPNEPNLAVHLALQLAQAPDLARIILGTPELAASLTARPLTLHHLASHQQAIDALADVLDDITQQETAGPGATDRRASQPQPTPLTDEQRRISASIQVPDDPPTQPGFDSRQRGNLSYRKRYLDDLYSAAALAQLQLNQLATSLAQVGDRRVGEPGWRTEPKNRRRAEDKVNKYGGDPSKLLDLAAAKIEFRRLDDLYDTLQRMRDRPDVMIIRCQDRFISPEDSGYRDVQLVLRTGNGHLAEFRLHLAALDTVAVWEHALYEVRRDVDAVARAEGRAMNSRESAITDGILRREQQLFWEALQSTYEGNA from the coding sequence ATGAGCGTGCTGCCCAGCCCGATCCCGCACCCACTCGACTACGCGCCCTGGGACGTTCCCGGGTGGATCTACGAGGCCCTCGACTGGGCGGTCGGCGTGCAGTGGCCCGAGGGGAACGAGCGGGCCGTCTGGGACCTCGCCGACAGGTGGTACGCGGTCGCCGCCGTCCTCGCCGGCCCGCACGCCGACGCCGCCGCGGCCGCCACCGAGGTCCGCAGCGGATACGGCGGCGTCGGCGCTGTCGACACCGCGTTCGAGGCGGCCTGGCGAGGGATCGCCGAGGGCGACGACGCACCCCTGCCGGTGCTCCTCGCGGTCACCGCCGACCTGGGTCGCCTGGTCGAGGAGTGCGGCTGCGACATCGAGGGCGCCAAGCTCGAAGTCTGGATCGAGCTGGGCATCCTGGTCGTCGAGCTGCTCTCGGTGGCGGTGGCGGCGGTGCTCACCGCCGGTGCGGCCTCCCCGGCGGCCGGCGCGGCGATCACCGCCACCCGGCTGGTGATCCAGCAGATCTTCAAGCGCCTGATGGGACAACTGGCCTCCAAGGCTCTCCGGCGCGGCCTCAAGGAGGCAGGCGAACGCGCGGCCAAGGAGATCGCCAAGGGTGGCGTGCGCGGCCTCGCCAAGCGCGCCACCCGCGAAGGGCTGGAGGAGGCCGCCGAGGAGTCCGGGGTCAGCCTGGCCACCCAGGCGTACCAGAACTCGACGGGCCGGGCGCACGGCATGGACCTGACCGACCTGGGCGCGTCAGCGGTCGGCGGGCTCGCCGGGGGAGCTGTCGCGCCGCTGGCCGGCCTGGGCCGCCGCGCGACCGGCCGCGCCGCGCGCATCGGCGAGCACCTGGGTCGGGAGATGACCGGCGAGATGTTCGCCGAGAGCGCCGCCAGCATCGCCACCGGGCAGGGCCTGACGTCGGCGGAGGATGTCGTACGCGCCGCCGCCTCCGGCGCCACCGGATCGGCGACCGGGCAGACCGACCACGCCCTGCAGGCCCGGCTGCACGCGCAGGCCAACGCCCTCGCCGGGGCGTCCTTCACCGGTCCGTCGCTGCCGAACCCCACCGCGCCTGCGGTGGATGTCCCGACCCCGGACGCCGCGGCGTCGTCGCCTGCGGCTCTCTCTCCAGCGCCTCCCCTTGCAGCGTCCTCAGCGCCGGAGTCTCCGTCTGCGGCGTCGCCACACGCGGGGTCTCCGGTGGCGGAGGTTGCGCAGCAGGCGGGGGTGGACCGTGTCGGCTCGCCGCCACCGGGAGCACCCGACGCAACATCGTCGGGCGTCGGGCACGGCACGGGTCCGACGGTCGGCGGGGATCCCACGCTCTCGGCCGCCGCAGGCCCCGCACAGCTCCCTGCCGTCGCGGCGGATCCCACGCTCTCGGCGGTCACGGCCCCGGGGCTCCCTGCCGTCGCGGCGGATCCCACGCTCTCGGCCGTTCCGGGGCTCCCTGCCGTCGCGGCGGATCCCACGCTCTCGGCGGTCACCGCGCCCGTGGCCGTCGCCGTCGACCCGAACGCCGGGCCGGCCGGCACCGGGCCGGCGGTCGGCGCGTCGCAGGGGGTCGCCTCGGGTGCGGTCGCCCCAGGCGCGAACGGCTCGCTCGCCGGGTCCCCGTCGACAGGGCCAACTCCCACCTTCTCGTCGGCTGCCGGTTGGTCCCCGTCGACCGGCCCGTCGTCGGCATCCCCGTCCACACCCTTCGGCCCGGTGGCCGGCACGCCATCCGACGCCGTCGGCAGGCCCGGTGGGGTCATGACCGAGACGAGCCGCGGCGTGGTCACCGGAGCGCCGACGGGGCGGCACTCCGCACCCGAGCGGTTCTCCACCGGGGAGGCGCTCGCGCCGGCTCGTGTACCCCGTCAACGGGCCGCCCGCGGCCGAGCCCCCGTTCCCGTCGACGTGGTGGCGTTCGGCGATCCGTCGGTGTCCATGAGCGAGCGCGACAGGTACGCCGCCCGGTGGGTGGCCGAGGCGGAGGCCGCCGAGCGGCGGCGCTACCAGGGCCACTACGAGTCGCAACGGTCCGGGTTCGAGAGCAATCGCCGACAGGCCGAGGCCGCTCGCCTGCGGGCCCGCGCCGCGGAGCACGACCGCAGGGCTGTCGAGTACGCCGACTACGCCCGACAGTTGCACCAGACGGGACACCGGCAGTGGGCCGACGGCTGGCAGCGGGCGGCGAACGACGAGACACGCGCGTACGCCCAGTGGCGTGACCTGGCCGACTGCGTACTGGCGGGCATCACGGCGCCGGCGGTCGTGGACATCGCGGACGGCGCCTTCGCGCACGCGAACAGCGATGTGGGCGCGCTCGCCCTCGGCGCGGTGGAGACCACCGGCCCGTCCCGGCTCACCGGCGACGACGTGCCCCCGCCGATCGATGACTCCAGGCCGTACGGGCAGCCGGGTGGGCTGCGCCCACCGCTCGCCCTGCACCAGGTCGATGTCGAACGGCAGATGCCCCGCGAACGCGACGGCGCTGTCCTGCGTACCGCCGATCCCCGCCGGGGCGGCTGGTTCCGCCTGTTGAACGACGGCGGACCCCAGGCGGACGCCACCCGGGGCATCAACTGCCTGGACTGCACGCTGTCGCTGTTCGAGACCTGGGTGCACGGCCGGCCGCGGGTGTCCGCGCCGCGCACCTTCGACGGCTACCTGGACGGCGACACCCGACGCCCGATCCGCGGTGAGGCCGGTGGTCCGGGCCGGGTGGAAGATGTGACCGGCGGACGTTTCCAGCGCGTCCTCACCCCGCCAGCGATCCAACAGTCACACCCGGCGCAGGCGCGGCAGGCCGCCGACCGGGGGTACGCCAACCTGCACGACCAACTTCTGCTGGGCGGCCACGGCAGCTACGCGTTCCTGATCACCGAGTGGGCGGGCGGTGGCTCGCACGCCTGGGTGGCGCTCAACCAGAACGGCACGGTGCTCTACGTCGACCCGCAGACCGGCCTCGTCCGGGACCGGCCGCTCTATCCCGACGTGGTCGGCATCGACGCACTCGTGCTGGGCGGGGACGGCCGGCCCATGCCGCTCGGTGGGCTGCCCCGGGGTCGGTTCAGCGAACGTCCCGACCTGCCCTATCACCCTCCCGCGCAGGACGACGGCGGCCACGGCGACCCGTACATCAACCGCATGTACCTCCTGCTCGACGGCCCGGGCTCGGTGGACGACCCCGGCGGGAGTTCATCCGGCCCGGTTGGCGAGGAACCGACGGGACACCGCGACCCGGCCCGGGTGCTCGCGCTGGCCAACGGCCTGGACGAGGTCTTCTCGGCAGGGGTGAGCCCGAGCGAGTTCGCGAGAGCCGCGGACCCACCGACCCTCCGGCGGCTGGTTCCCAACCTCGACGACGCCGACGCACGGGACGTGTCGCGACTCTTCGCCGACGCCCGTGTCCGCGACATGCTGGACACCGCCCTGCGGGAGCCACCCCCGAACGAGCCGAATCTGGCCGTACACCTGGCCCTGCAACTGGCACAGGCGCCCGACCTGGCGCGGATCATCCTCGGCACCCCCGAACTGGCGGCGTCACTGACGGCCCGCCCACTGACGCTGCATCACCTGGCAAGCCATCAACAGGCGATCGACGCCCTCGCTGACGTGCTCGACGACATCACCCAGCAGGAGACGGCAGGGCCGGGGGCGACCGACCGGCGGGCGTCTCAGCCGCAGCCGACACCGCTCACCGACGAGCAGCGCCGGATCAGCGCGAGCATCCAGGTGCCGGATGATCCGCCGACCCAGCCAGGCTTCGACAGTCGTCAACGCGGCAATCTGTCTTATCGCAAGCGCTACCTTGACGACCTCTACTCCGCGGCTGCTCTCGCTCAGCTGCAGCTGAATCAGTTGGCTACTTCTCTTGCACAGGTTGGTGATCGTCGTGTCGGTGAGCCTGGCTGGCGCACTGAGCCCAAGAACCGCCGCCGAGCCGAAGACAAGGTCAACAAGTACGGCGGTGACCCCTCGAAGTTGCTCGATCTTGCCGCCGCCAAGATCGAATTTCGACGTCTCGACGACCTCTACGACACGCTCCAGCGGATGCGCGACCGTCCCGACGTGATGATCATCCGTTGTCAGGACCGGTTCATATCTCCCGAGGACAGCGGCTACCGGGACGTACAACTCGTACTGCGGACCGGGAACGGGCATCTCGCCGAGTTTCGCCTACACCTGGCGGCGCTCGACACCGTGGCGGTCTGGGAGCATGCGCTGTATGAGGTGCGCCGTGACGTGGATGCCGTGGCCCGAGCCGAGGGTCGAGCAATGAACAGTCGCGAGAGCGCGATTACCGACGGCATTCTCCGGCGTGAGCAACAGTTGTTCTGGGAGGCGCTGCAGTCGACCTACGAGGGGAACGCCTGA
- the nfi gene encoding deoxyribonuclease V (cleaves DNA at apurinic or apyrimidinic sites): MTGGAPSDPGYVPRSVAEAVAVQEELRPLVDLVGPGPTAPATVAGLDVAYAESGDLLAAAVTVLDARTLAVVDSAVSVGRPAFGYVPGLFAFRELPALLAALNTLTAIPDLLVCDGHGVAHPRRFGLACHLGVVTGLPTIGVGKTPLVGAWAPPPADRGAWSALRDGDEVVGRVVRTQAGVKPVFVSVGHRMSLDNATAQVLALTPRYRLPETTRTADRLCRDALARAAPSDRDGSDEASGEPRRA; the protein is encoded by the coding sequence ATGACCGGTGGAGCACCATCGGACCCGGGGTACGTGCCACGTAGCGTGGCGGAGGCGGTGGCCGTACAGGAGGAGTTGCGGCCGCTCGTCGACCTGGTCGGGCCGGGTCCGACCGCGCCCGCGACGGTGGCCGGCCTGGACGTCGCGTACGCCGAGAGCGGCGACCTTCTCGCGGCGGCCGTGACCGTGCTGGACGCCCGGACGTTGGCGGTTGTCGATTCCGCAGTCAGCGTGGGCCGGCCCGCGTTCGGCTACGTGCCGGGGCTGTTCGCGTTCCGTGAGCTGCCTGCCCTGCTCGCCGCGCTGAACACGCTGACGGCCATCCCGGACCTGCTTGTCTGCGACGGGCACGGCGTGGCGCACCCGCGTCGGTTCGGGCTCGCCTGTCACCTGGGGGTGGTCACCGGACTGCCCACGATCGGAGTGGGCAAGACGCCGCTTGTCGGCGCATGGGCGCCGCCGCCTGCCGACCGGGGTGCCTGGTCGGCGCTGCGGGACGGGGACGAGGTCGTGGGCCGGGTGGTGCGCACCCAGGCCGGGGTGAAGCCGGTCTTCGTGAGCGTCGGGCACCGGATGAGCCTGGACAACGCGACAGCGCAGGTGCTGGCGCTGACCCCGCGCTACCGACTTCCCGAGACGACCCGGACGGCCGACCGTCTCTGCCGGGACGCCCTCGCCCGGGCGGCACCGTCCGACCGGGACGGATCGGATGAGGCATCCGGCGAACCTCGTCGCGCGTGA